A single window of Bradyrhizobium daqingense DNA harbors:
- a CDS encoding NupC/NupG family nucleoside CNT transporter, whose translation MLRLQSALGIFALLLVAFALAENRRAVSLRQAAIGLVATFVTAVVLLKLPIVARAFGAINEAVGAISAASRAGSSFVFGYVGGGTLPFDLKVPGADFILAFQALPIVLVMSVLTTLLFYWRVLPPIVRGMAWLLERTLGVGGAVGLSTAANIFLGMVEAPLFVRPYLAQMTRSELFLVMTGGMAGIAGTVLVLYATFLAPLIPDAAAHFVIASVLGAPAAILVSLIMVPETSDKRTGGSLEDPEMELSGTMDAIVKGTSAGIELLINIVAMLLVLVALVYLVNAVLGLLPNMGGAAISLQRLLGLAMAPVCWLMGLPWDQAVTAGSLMGTKTVLNELIAYVDFSKLPPEALDPRSRLIMLYAMCGFANFASLGIMIGGLGVMAPQRREEINALGLKSIVSGTLTTCLMGAVVGVLA comes from the coding sequence ATGCTGCGCCTGCAATCGGCACTCGGCATTTTCGCATTGCTGCTGGTCGCCTTCGCGCTCGCGGAGAACCGCCGTGCCGTCTCACTGCGGCAGGCGGCGATCGGCCTCGTCGCGACCTTCGTCACAGCGGTCGTGCTCCTGAAGCTGCCGATCGTCGCGCGCGCCTTCGGCGCCATCAACGAGGCGGTCGGAGCGATCTCCGCAGCCTCGCGCGCCGGCTCCTCGTTCGTGTTCGGCTACGTCGGCGGCGGCACCCTGCCGTTCGATCTGAAAGTGCCGGGTGCCGATTTCATCCTGGCGTTCCAGGCGCTGCCGATCGTGCTGGTGATGAGCGTGCTGACGACGCTACTGTTCTACTGGCGCGTGCTGCCGCCGATCGTGCGCGGCATGGCCTGGCTGCTCGAGCGCACGCTGGGCGTCGGCGGCGCGGTGGGGTTGTCGACCGCCGCCAACATCTTCCTCGGCATGGTCGAGGCGCCGCTGTTCGTGCGGCCGTATCTTGCGCAGATGACCCGCAGCGAGCTCTTCCTGGTGATGACCGGCGGCATGGCCGGCATCGCGGGCACCGTGCTGGTGCTCTATGCGACGTTCCTTGCCCCCCTCATCCCCGACGCAGCCGCGCATTTCGTCATCGCCTCGGTGCTGGGCGCGCCGGCTGCGATCCTGGTTAGCCTGATCATGGTGCCGGAGACCTCAGACAAGCGCACCGGCGGTTCGCTGGAGGATCCCGAGATGGAGCTCTCCGGCACGATGGATGCGATCGTGAAGGGCACGAGCGCGGGGATCGAGCTCCTGATCAACATCGTCGCGATGCTGCTGGTGCTGGTGGCGCTGGTCTATCTCGTCAACGCCGTGCTCGGCTTGCTGCCGAACATGGGCGGCGCCGCGATCTCGTTGCAGCGCCTGCTTGGCCTCGCGATGGCGCCCGTGTGCTGGCTGATGGGATTGCCGTGGGATCAGGCGGTGACGGCCGGCAGCCTGATGGGCACCAAGACCGTGCTCAACGAGCTGATCGCCTATGTCGACTTCTCCAAGCTGCCGCCCGAGGCGCTCGATCCGCGCTCGCGCCTGATCATGCTCTATGCGATGTGCGGCTTCGCCAATTTCGCCAGCCTCGGCATCATGATCGGCGGCCTCGGCGTGATGGCGCCGCAGCGGCGCGAGGAGATCAACGCGCTCGGGCTGAAGTCGATCGTGTCGGGGACGCTGACAACGTGTCTGATGGGCGCGGTGGTGGGGGTGTTGGCGTAG
- a CDS encoding cupin domain-containing protein has translation MARQKASRPATKTALKKRSGVKTAARSPARKAVKAKAGAAAPKKLARPKQRIAISHHREEDFKADGLRAYAKYRDLGIAEASHGLAQAHVIRLQGPCDPAAVSKLHFHDVEFQMVYVLKGWVKTYMEGQGETLMKEGSAWTQPPKIKHMILDYSDDVELLEVILPAEFKTVELKA, from the coding sequence ATGGCCAGGCAAAAGGCATCAAGACCCGCAACGAAGACCGCACTGAAGAAGCGGAGCGGCGTCAAGACCGCGGCGCGATCCCCGGCGCGCAAGGCCGTGAAGGCGAAGGCGGGCGCGGCCGCACCGAAGAAGCTCGCGCGTCCCAAGCAACGCATCGCGATCAGCCATCACCGCGAGGAAGATTTCAAGGCCGACGGCCTGCGCGCCTACGCCAAGTACCGCGACCTCGGCATTGCCGAAGCGAGCCACGGCCTCGCGCAAGCTCACGTCATCCGCCTGCAAGGTCCCTGCGATCCGGCCGCAGTGTCGAAGCTGCACTTCCACGACGTCGAATTCCAGATGGTCTATGTGCTCAAGGGCTGGGTGAAGACCTATATGGAGGGGCAGGGCGAGACCTTGATGAAGGAAGGCAGCGCCTGGACCCAGCCGCCGAAGATCAAGCACATGATTTTGGACTATTCGGACGACGTCGAACTGCTGGAAGTCATCCTGCCGGCGGAGTTCAAGACCGTGGAGCTGAAGGCGTAG
- a CDS encoding tetratricopeptide repeat protein, which translates to MGNSVGQRAFHKARLEKRQKAEILPMLGHALQLHKMGLLPEAQTAYRQLLQLAPNQFIALHMLGILESDAKNYQQAEILLSRAVAVDPRSADAHMSLGVALNGLRRHDAACASYRKALALRPNHAVTFSNLGNASVALELHEEALHSYDKALALNPDLAEAHNGRGWALCRRRNYDEAIASLNRALSIKPDYAAALANRAIALRELQRFDEALADANRAIALAPDDANGWLARAGVLLQIQQIAQASHDCEQALAIDPSSIQAHMIQGLCLAGLGRVDEALASFDRALDIQPDLQSAISNKIFTLDFAEDATVERHQQARQVWWERVGSKIASESSAPHDNSREPDRRLVLGYVSSDFNAHSAAFIFKPVLEHHDRTQFEIVCYACSSKMDATTSEFKKIADRWRDASQWTDDRLAAEIRADGVDILIDLSGHTRGNRLGVFARKPAPIQVHGWGHGTGTGLPTIDYLFSDPVAIPSAVRHLFAETIVDLPCFVTLAPLPDGIARTPAPAMSNGFVTFGVFNRISKISDEAVDVWSRILERVPGSRLLIKDVALDDQLVRGNLLARFAACRLPAERVDLLGATLRSEHLASFNRVDICLDPFPQNGGVSTWEALQMGVPVVAKLGSSLPSRAAGAILTALGLPDWVADSEEAYVEIAATRAAGIADLDRLRRDLPGRINASAAGNAFSYARGADAAYRAMWKRYCDRGA; encoded by the coding sequence ATGGGCAACAGCGTCGGTCAGCGTGCATTTCACAAGGCCCGGCTCGAGAAACGGCAAAAAGCCGAGATCCTGCCAATGCTCGGGCACGCGTTGCAGCTGCACAAGATGGGGCTTCTCCCCGAGGCTCAGACCGCCTATCGGCAGCTCCTGCAGCTCGCGCCCAACCAATTCATCGCACTGCACATGCTCGGCATTCTGGAGTCCGATGCCAAGAACTATCAGCAAGCCGAAATCCTTTTGAGCCGAGCGGTTGCCGTGGATCCGCGATCTGCCGATGCTCATATGAGCCTGGGCGTCGCCCTCAACGGACTACGGCGTCACGACGCGGCCTGCGCGAGCTATCGAAAGGCCCTCGCCTTGCGGCCCAACCACGCCGTAACCTTCTCCAATCTCGGTAATGCGAGCGTGGCCCTTGAACTTCACGAGGAGGCTTTGCACAGCTACGACAAGGCGCTTGCGCTCAACCCGGATCTTGCCGAAGCCCATAACGGCCGGGGCTGGGCGCTCTGCCGCCGGCGCAACTATGACGAGGCCATCGCAAGCCTGAACCGCGCGCTGTCGATCAAGCCCGATTATGCGGCGGCGCTCGCAAACCGCGCCATCGCTTTGCGGGAACTTCAGCGGTTTGACGAAGCCCTGGCGGACGCCAATCGGGCGATCGCGCTGGCCCCCGACGACGCGAATGGTTGGCTCGCACGAGCCGGCGTGCTGCTCCAGATACAGCAAATTGCCCAGGCGTCGCACGATTGCGAGCAGGCGCTCGCGATCGATCCCAGTTCGATTCAAGCTCACATGATACAGGGCCTTTGCCTCGCCGGACTTGGCCGGGTCGACGAGGCCCTCGCCAGTTTCGACAGGGCGCTCGACATCCAGCCTGACCTGCAGAGCGCGATCTCCAACAAGATATTCACGCTCGACTTTGCGGAGGACGCCACCGTCGAACGGCATCAGCAAGCGCGGCAGGTGTGGTGGGAGCGTGTCGGTTCGAAGATCGCCTCCGAATCGTCGGCGCCTCACGACAACAGCCGCGAGCCGGACCGCCGTCTGGTGCTTGGTTATGTCTCGTCGGATTTCAACGCGCATTCAGCCGCGTTCATCTTCAAGCCGGTGCTGGAGCACCATGACCGGACGCAGTTCGAGATCGTGTGCTACGCCTGTTCGTCGAAAATGGATGCGACGACGAGCGAGTTCAAGAAAATCGCCGATCGCTGGCGTGACGCTTCGCAATGGACCGACGATCGTCTCGCGGCCGAGATCCGCGCCGATGGCGTCGACATCCTGATCGATCTGTCCGGCCACACCAGAGGAAACCGCCTCGGCGTGTTTGCGCGCAAGCCGGCGCCGATTCAGGTGCACGGCTGGGGCCATGGCACCGGCACCGGGCTGCCGACGATCGATTATCTGTTCTCGGATCCCGTCGCCATTCCGTCCGCGGTCCGGCATTTGTTTGCGGAAACCATCGTCGACCTGCCGTGCTTCGTGACGCTGGCGCCTCTGCCCGACGGGATTGCGCGGACACCGGCGCCGGCGATGTCGAACGGCTTCGTCACGTTCGGCGTCTTCAACCGCATCAGCAAGATCTCGGACGAGGCCGTGGACGTCTGGTCCAGGATTCTCGAGCGGGTGCCGGGCTCACGACTCCTGATCAAGGATGTTGCGCTTGACGATCAGCTGGTCCGCGGCAATCTGCTGGCGCGGTTTGCCGCTTGCCGATTGCCGGCCGAACGCGTCGATCTGCTCGGAGCCACTTTGCGAAGCGAGCATCTGGCTTCGTTCAATCGCGTCGATATCTGCCTCGACCCGTTCCCGCAGAATGGCGGCGTCAGCACATGGGAAGCCCTGCAGATGGGCGTGCCAGTGGTGGCGAAGCTCGGAAGCAGTCTGCCCAGCCGCGCCGCCGGCGCCATCCTCACCGCACTCGGCCTGCCGGACTGGGTCGCCGACAGCGAGGAGGCCTATGTCGAGATCGCGGCAACCCGTGCAGCCGGGATCGCCGACCTCGACAGATTGCGCCGCGACTTGCCCGGACGGATCAACGCCTCGGCTGCCGGCAACGCCTTCTCATATGCGCGCGGGGCGGATGCCGCATACCGCGCGATGTGGAAGCGCTACTGCGACCGCGGGGCCTGA
- a CDS encoding usg protein, with the protein MGLRSGGVSEDFRKQMLGYGLTTAQILYRMPDHPSLLQTYVWQNYDMFPKFPALKDFLAFWQEKLDGPLHSVTVAHSKLIKPTELRAVDGVFRLH; encoded by the coding sequence ATGGGACTGCGGAGTGGGGGCGTTTCCGAGGACTTCCGGAAACAGATGCTGGGTTACGGGCTGACGACGGCGCAAATCCTCTATCGCATGCCGGATCATCCCTCGCTGCTCCAGACCTACGTCTGGCAGAATTACGACATGTTTCCGAAATTTCCGGCGCTGAAGGATTTCCTGGCGTTCTGGCAGGAAAAGCTCGACGGTCCGCTCCATTCAGTCACTGTGGCGCATTCCAAGCTGATCAAGCCGACCGAGCTGCGCGCTGTGGACGGCGTGTTCCGGCTGCATTGA
- a CDS encoding co-chaperone GroES has product MKFRPLHDRVVVKRIDAEEKTAGGIIIPDTAKEKPSQGEVVAVGPGGRDEAGKLIPIDLKIGDRVLFGKWSGTEVKIDGQDLLIMKESDVMGVLEVTESKKKAA; this is encoded by the coding sequence ATGAAATTCCGTCCGCTTCACGACCGCGTCGTGGTCAAGCGCATCGACGCAGAAGAGAAGACCGCTGGCGGCATCATCATTCCCGACACTGCCAAGGAAAAGCCCTCCCAGGGCGAAGTCGTCGCCGTCGGTCCCGGTGGCCGCGACGAAGCTGGCAAGCTGATCCCGATCGACCTGAAGATCGGCGACCGCGTGCTGTTCGGCAAGTGGTCCGGCACCGAGGTCAAGATCGACGGCCAGGACCTGCTGATCATGAAGGAGAGCGACGTGATGGGCGTTCTCGAGGTCACCGAGTCCAAGAAGAAGGCGGCTTAA
- the groL gene encoding chaperonin GroEL (60 kDa chaperone family; promotes refolding of misfolded polypeptides especially under stressful conditions; forms two stacked rings of heptamers to form a barrel-shaped 14mer; ends can be capped by GroES; misfolded proteins enter the barrel where they are refolded when GroES binds), protein MAAKEVKFSVEARDKMLRGVDVLANAVKVTLGPKGRNVVLDKSFGAPRITKDGVTVAKEIELDDKFENMGAQMVREVASKSADAAGDGTTTATVLAQAIVKEGAKSVAAGMNPMDLKRGIDLAVEAVVADLQKNSKKVTSNDEIAQVGTISANGDQEIGKFLSDAMKKVGNEGVITVEEAKSLETELDVVEGMQFDRGYISPYFVTNADKMRVEMDDAYILINEKKLSSLNELLPLLEAVVQTGKPLVIVAEDVEGEALATLVVNRLRGGLKVAAVKAPGFGDRRKAMLQDIAILTGGQAISEDLGIKLENVTLNMLGRAKKVMIDKENTTIVNGAGKKADIEARVAQIKAQIEETTSDYDREKLQERLAKLAGGVAVIRVGGATEVEVKERKDRVDDAMHATRAAVEEGIVPGGGVALLRASEQLKGLRTKNDDQKTGVEIVRKALSAPARQIAINAGEDGSVIVGKILENKAYNYGFDSQTGEYADLVKKGIIDPTKVVRTAIQNAASVAALLITTEAMVAELPKKGGAGPAMPPGGGMGGMDF, encoded by the coding sequence ATGGCAGCCAAAGAAGTCAAATTCTCGGTTGAAGCGCGCGACAAGATGCTGCGCGGCGTCGATGTTCTCGCCAACGCGGTGAAGGTCACGCTCGGTCCGAAGGGCCGCAACGTCGTGCTCGACAAGTCGTTCGGCGCTCCCCGCATCACCAAGGACGGCGTCACCGTCGCCAAGGAGATCGAACTCGACGACAAGTTCGAGAACATGGGCGCGCAGATGGTGCGCGAAGTCGCCTCCAAGTCCGCTGACGCGGCCGGCGACGGCACCACCACCGCCACCGTGCTTGCCCAGGCGATCGTGAAGGAAGGCGCCAAGTCGGTCGCTGCCGGCATGAACCCGATGGACCTCAAGCGCGGTATCGACCTCGCGGTCGAGGCCGTCGTTGCGGACCTCCAGAAGAACTCCAAGAAGGTCACCTCGAACGACGAGATCGCCCAGGTCGGCACCATCTCGGCCAACGGCGACCAGGAGATCGGCAAGTTCCTCTCCGACGCCATGAAGAAGGTCGGCAACGAGGGTGTCATCACCGTCGAGGAAGCCAAGTCGCTCGAGACCGAGCTCGACGTCGTCGAGGGCATGCAGTTCGACCGCGGCTACATCTCGCCCTACTTCGTCACCAACGCCGACAAGATGCGCGTTGAGATGGACGACGCCTACATCCTCATCAACGAGAAGAAGCTCTCCTCGCTGAACGAGCTGCTGCCGCTGCTCGAGGCCGTGGTGCAGACCGGCAAGCCGCTGGTCATCGTCGCCGAGGACGTCGAAGGTGAAGCGCTCGCGACCCTGGTCGTGAACCGCCTCCGCGGCGGCCTGAAGGTCGCGGCCGTCAAGGCTCCGGGCTTCGGTGATCGCCGCAAGGCCATGCTGCAGGACATCGCGATCCTGACCGGCGGCCAGGCGATCTCGGAAGATCTCGGCATCAAGCTCGAGAACGTCACGCTCAACATGCTCGGTCGCGCCAAGAAGGTGATGATCGACAAGGAGAACACCACGATCGTCAACGGCGCCGGCAAGAAGGCCGACATCGAGGCGCGCGTGGCCCAGATCAAGGCGCAGATCGAGGAGACCACCTCGGACTACGACCGTGAGAAGCTCCAGGAGCGTCTCGCCAAGCTCGCGGGCGGCGTCGCGGTGATCCGCGTCGGCGGCGCGACCGAGGTCGAGGTGAAGGAGCGCAAGGATCGCGTTGATGACGCGATGCATGCGACCCGCGCGGCTGTCGAGGAAGGCATCGTCCCGGGCGGCGGCGTCGCCCTGCTCCGTGCCTCCGAGCAGCTCAAGGGCCTTCGCACCAAGAACGACGACCAGAAGACCGGCGTCGAGATCGTGCGCAAGGCGCTGTCGGCGCCCGCTCGCCAGATCGCGATCAACGCCGGTGAAGACGGCTCGGTGATCGTCGGCAAGATCCTGGAGAACAAGGCCTACAATTACGGCTTCGACTCCCAGACCGGCGAATATGCCGACCTCGTCAAGAAGGGCATCATCGACCCGACCAAGGTGGTCCGGACCGCGATCCAGAACGCAGCCTCGGTTGCAGCTCTGCTGATCACCACGGAAGCCATGGTCGCCGAGCTGCCCAAGAAGGGCGGCGCCGGCCCCGCGATGCCCCCCGGCGGCGGCATGGGCGGCATGGACTTCTAA
- the lepB gene encoding signal peptidase I — protein sequence MTILQDTIRPARSSAQSREWKAILILILLIPVLWSPPFLFRFFLYQPFNIPSGSMSPTLMVGDYVFVSKSAYGYGRYSFPFASSWISGRVFAAEPEHGDIVVFRTAKDGSADYVKRVIGLPGDRIQMRQGQLFLNERPVTRVALEYGLAGTACGSDGSIKVKRWRETLPSGTSYVTYDCIDNGFLDNTNVFTVPPGHFFVLGDNRDNSTDSRMSSFGFIPMDNLVGKVTRIFWSLDEDGEPHMERLGKVE from the coding sequence ATGACCATTCTTCAGGACACGATCCGGCCGGCACGGTCGTCGGCGCAATCGCGGGAATGGAAGGCGATCCTCATCCTGATCCTGCTGATCCCGGTGCTGTGGTCGCCGCCGTTCCTGTTTCGCTTCTTCCTGTACCAGCCGTTCAACATCCCCTCCGGTTCGATGTCGCCGACGCTGATGGTCGGTGACTACGTATTCGTTTCGAAAAGTGCCTATGGCTATGGCCGTTATTCCTTTCCCTTCGCGTCGTCCTGGATCTCGGGCCGCGTCTTTGCCGCCGAGCCCGAACATGGCGACATCGTCGTGTTCCGGACCGCGAAGGATGGCTCTGCCGACTACGTCAAGCGTGTGATCGGGCTGCCCGGCGACCGCATCCAGATGCGGCAGGGACAGCTTTTCCTCAATGAGAGACCGGTGACGCGCGTCGCGCTCGAATACGGGCTGGCCGGCACTGCCTGCGGTTCAGATGGCAGCATCAAGGTCAAGCGCTGGCGCGAGACGCTGCCGAGCGGCACGTCCTATGTGACCTACGACTGCATCGACAACGGCTTCCTCGACAACACCAATGTCTTCACGGTGCCGCCTGGCCACTTCTTCGTGCTCGGCGACAACCGCGACAATTCCACTGACAGCCGGATGTCGTCGTTCGGCTTCATCCCGATGGACAATCTCGTCGGCAAGGTGACGCGGATCTTCTGGTCGCTCGACGAAGACGGCGAGCCGCACATGGAGCGGCTGGGGAAGGTGGAGTGA
- a CDS encoding cysteine hydrolase family protein, whose product MLIDIQNEYLAGPLALPDAKPAIARAAALLARARERGSAIIHVAHRGKQGGLFDRSADRGAIVAELSPLANELVIENELPNAFAGTNLQAQLAASGRKNIVLGGFMTHMCVSSTARAALDLGFRTTIDADSCATRDLPDGRGGALDARTIHEVALAELSDRFAIIARGDALA is encoded by the coding sequence GTGCTGATCGACATCCAGAACGAATATCTGGCGGGCCCCCTCGCCCTGCCCGATGCCAAGCCTGCAATTGCGCGGGCGGCCGCGCTGCTGGCCCGAGCGCGCGAGCGCGGATCTGCGATCATCCACGTCGCCCATCGCGGCAAGCAAGGCGGCCTGTTCGATCGCTCCGCCGATCGCGGCGCCATCGTCGCCGAGCTCAGCCCCCTCGCGAATGAGCTCGTGATCGAGAACGAGCTGCCGAACGCCTTCGCCGGCACCAATTTGCAGGCGCAACTCGCCGCGAGCGGACGCAAGAACATCGTGCTGGGCGGCTTCATGACGCATATGTGCGTCAGCTCCACCGCGCGTGCTGCTCTCGATCTCGGCTTTCGCACGACCATCGATGCGGATAGCTGCGCCACCCGTGATCTGCCCGATGGACGCGGCGGCGCACTGGACGCCCGGACCATCCACGAGGTCGCGCTGGCCGAGCTCTCGGACCGCTTCGCGATCATCGCGCGCGGCGACGCGCTGGCGTGA
- a CDS encoding SDR family NAD(P)-dependent oxidoreductase, with the protein MAPRDGTKILAGKVALVTGAGRGLGRAFAEKLAALGADVAIHGMRENGPAEYGEGTTLTAVAAEMAQEFGGRSQRVLGDLTRGNDIARVIAETEGVLGPIDILVHNAGGDIAAAGGKPDPNDAVNIKEADVRAVLERNLLSTILTCQAVAKGMMERRSGRIVTLGSVAAFKGRTQGSIYAVSKAGVTHYTRCLADQLRPYDIAVNCIAPGDTRTGRFLGTRAVDPNRMVESGTLDRIATVDEVARVVEFFAGPMGAFVSGQVLRIDGGGQCWPG; encoded by the coding sequence ATGGCGCCACGTGACGGAACAAAAATACTTGCGGGCAAGGTCGCGCTGGTGACCGGCGCGGGGCGCGGGCTCGGCCGCGCCTTTGCCGAGAAGCTCGCCGCACTCGGCGCCGACGTCGCCATTCATGGCATGCGTGAGAACGGGCCCGCCGAATATGGCGAGGGCACGACGCTCACGGCGGTGGCCGCGGAGATGGCCCAGGAATTCGGCGGCCGCAGCCAGCGTGTGCTTGGCGATCTCACCCGAGGCAATGACATCGCGCGCGTGATTGCCGAGACCGAAGGCGTGCTCGGTCCGATCGACATTCTCGTGCACAATGCCGGCGGCGACATCGCAGCCGCCGGCGGCAAGCCCGATCCGAACGACGCGGTGAACATCAAGGAGGCCGATGTGCGCGCCGTGCTGGAGCGCAATCTGCTCTCGACCATCCTGACCTGCCAGGCGGTCGCCAAGGGCATGATGGAGCGGCGATCCGGCCGCATCGTTACGCTGGGCTCGGTCGCTGCCTTCAAGGGACGCACCCAGGGCTCGATCTATGCGGTGTCGAAGGCCGGCGTGACCCATTACACGCGATGCCTCGCCGACCAGCTCCGTCCCTACGACATCGCCGTCAACTGCATCGCGCCCGGCGATACCCGCACCGGCCGCTTCCTCGGCACGCGCGCGGTGGACCCGAACCGGATGGTCGAAAGCGGTACGCTCGACCGTATCGCGACCGTCGACGAGGTCGCGCGGGTCGTCGAGTTCTTTGCCGGCCCCATGGGCGCCTTCGTCTCCGGCCAGGTGCTGAGGATCGACGGCGGCGGGCAGTGTTGGCCGGGCTGA
- a CDS encoding DUF2778 domain-containing protein produces MTATNWLGAAAIGCVVMGAGWTIYSNVFGASVYPTVGNSGYDDPVIKRAPRVALREAGEAVKEAFALLPDRLQVAAPISREMFNDRFAAAATQGVPSNAASAAPATQVAAASEAPKQSVIAKVAEALKPSAPAKIADKSTDKAADKAKRAPDAQLQLASADPAQIVPAPEAKPKSFADRAKAAVMSITAPRQSMVEKLWGKREPSGGLLAYASADASITAAIAPKEQNPMFGGAPPYERDTAVYDIRAKMVYLPDGTRLEAHSGLGSNRDDPDSRRLRMRGVTPPHIYTLKPREALFHGVPALRLTPIGGESAIYGRDGLLAHTYMLGPNGDSNGCVSFKDYYAFLDAYRNKGIRKLAVLERVE; encoded by the coding sequence ATGACCGCCACCAATTGGCTCGGCGCCGCGGCGATCGGCTGCGTCGTGATGGGCGCCGGCTGGACCATTTACTCCAACGTCTTCGGCGCCAGCGTCTATCCGACCGTCGGCAACAGCGGCTACGACGATCCGGTCATCAAGCGCGCGCCCAGGGTCGCGCTGCGCGAGGCGGGTGAGGCGGTCAAGGAAGCCTTCGCACTCCTGCCGGACCGGTTGCAGGTCGCCGCACCGATCTCGCGCGAGATGTTCAACGATCGCTTCGCCGCGGCTGCGACCCAAGGCGTGCCGTCGAACGCCGCCAGCGCCGCGCCCGCGACCCAGGTGGCCGCGGCCAGCGAGGCGCCGAAGCAGAGCGTGATTGCGAAGGTCGCCGAAGCGCTCAAACCGTCCGCGCCGGCCAAAATCGCTGACAAGTCGACTGACAAGGCCGCAGACAAGGCCAAGCGCGCACCGGATGCGCAGTTGCAACTGGCCTCGGCCGATCCAGCCCAGATCGTGCCCGCGCCCGAAGCGAAGCCGAAGTCGTTTGCCGATCGCGCCAAGGCCGCGGTGATGTCGATCACCGCTCCGCGCCAGTCGATGGTCGAAAAACTCTGGGGCAAGCGTGAGCCGTCCGGCGGGCTCCTGGCCTATGCCTCGGCCGATGCCAGCATCACCGCTGCCATCGCGCCCAAGGAGCAGAACCCGATGTTTGGCGGCGCGCCGCCTTATGAGCGCGACACCGCGGTCTACGACATCAGGGCCAAGATGGTGTATCTGCCCGACGGCACCAGGCTCGAGGCGCATTCCGGTCTCGGCTCCAACCGCGACGATCCGGACTCCCGCCGTCTACGCATGCGCGGCGTGACACCGCCCCACATCTACACGCTGAAGCCGCGTGAGGCGCTGTTCCACGGCGTGCCGGCGCTGCGCCTGACGCCGATCGGCGGTGAAAGCGCGATTTACGGCCGCGACGGCCTGCTCGCCCACACCTACATGCTCGGACCGAACGGGGATTCCAACGGCTGCGTGTCGTTCAAGGACTACTACGCGTTCCTCGACGCCTACCGCAACAAGGGCATCCGCAAGCTCGCGGTGCTGGAGCGGGTGGAGTGA
- a CDS encoding FecR domain-containing protein: MRGFSRTGLLTAAWSLLLIGLACAQPAANAGCTASPSAAGTQVWRCNNGITIVTENGARFELKDANRDGHIDSVELSSKALLIEVPKKPGGNPFKVLTPRAIAAVRGTKWAVDVADVKTSVFVADGRVGVTRRSRGRGVVLGPGEGVDVEATGPLTVKTWGQPRVDALMARLGQ; the protein is encoded by the coding sequence ATGAGAGGCTTTTCGCGCACCGGGCTTTTGACCGCAGCGTGGTCATTGTTGTTGATCGGACTAGCGTGTGCACAGCCCGCTGCCAATGCGGGCTGCACCGCCTCGCCGTCAGCCGCAGGCACGCAAGTCTGGCGCTGCAACAATGGCATTACGATTGTTACGGAAAACGGCGCCAGGTTTGAACTTAAAGACGCCAACCGCGACGGACATATAGACTCCGTGGAGTTGAGCAGCAAAGCTCTGCTCATCGAGGTGCCCAAGAAGCCCGGCGGCAATCCCTTCAAGGTGCTGACCCCGCGGGCGATCGCCGCCGTGCGCGGCACGAAATGGGCGGTCGACGTCGCTGACGTCAAGACCTCCGTGTTCGTCGCCGACGGCCGTGTCGGCGTGACCCGCAGGTCCCGTGGACGCGGTGTCGTGCTCGGACCGGGCGAAGGCGTCGACGTGGAGGCAACCGGCCCGTTGACCGTCAAGACATGGGGCCAGCCGCGCGTCGACGCGCTCATGGCGAGGCTCGGACAATAA